A region of Homo sapiens chromosome X, GRCh38.p14 Primary Assembly DNA encodes the following proteins:
- the ZMYM3 gene encoding zinc finger MYM-type protein 3 isoform 2 (isoform 2 is encoded by transcript variant 3), with translation MDPSDFPSPFDPLTLPEKPLAGDLPVDMEFGEDLLESQTAPTRGWAPPGPSPSSGALDLLDTPAGLEKDPGVLDGATELLGLGGLLYKAPSPPEVDHGPEGTLAWDAGDQTLEPGPGGQTPEVVPPDPGAGANSCSPEGLLEPLAPDSPITLQSPHIEEEETTSIATARRGSPGQEEELPQGQPQSPNAPPSPSVGETLGDGINSSQTKPGGSSPPAHPSLPGDGLTAKASEKPPERKRSERVRRAEPPKPEVVDSTESIPVSDEDSDAMVDDPNDEDFVPFRPRRSPRMSLRSSVSQRAGRSAVGTKMTCAHCRTPLQKGQTAYQRKGLPQLFCSSSCLTTFSKKPSGKKTCTFCKKEIWNTKDSVVAQTGSGGSFHEFCTSVCLSLYEAQQQRPIPQSGDPADATRCSICQKTGEVLHEVSNGSVVHRLCSDSCFSKFRANKGLKTNCCDQCGAYIYTKTGSPGPELLFHEGQQKRFCNTTCLGAYKKKNTRVYPCVWCKTLCKNFEMLSHVDRNGKTSLFCSLCCTTSYKVKQAGLTGPPRPCSFCRRSLSDPCYYNKVDRTVYQFCSPSCWTKFQRTSPEGGIHLSCHYCHSLFSGKPEVLDWQDQVFQFCCRDCCEDFKRLRGVVSQCEHCRQEKLLHEKLRFSGVEKSFCSEGCVLLYKQDFTKKLGLCCITCTYCSQTCQRGVTEQLDGSTWDFCSEDCKSKYLLWYCKAARCHACKRQGKLLETIHWRGQIRHFCNQQCLLRFYSQQNQPNLDTQSGPESLLNSQSPESKPQTPSQTKVENSNTIPVKTRSAPTAPTPPPPPPPATPRKNKAAMCKPLMQNRGVSCKVEMKSKGSQTEEWKPQVIVLPIPVPIFVPVPMHLYCQKVPVPFSMPIPVPVPMFLPTTLESTDKIVETIEELKVKIPSNPLEADILAMAEMIAEAEELDKASSDLCDLVSNQSAEGLLEDCDLFGPARDDVLAMAVKMANVLDEPGQDLEADFPKNPLDINPSVDFLFDCGLVGPEDVSTEQDLPRTMRKGQKRLVLSESCSRDSMSSQPSCTGLNYSYGVNAWKCWVQSKYANGETSKGDELRFGPKPMRIKEDILACSAAELNYGLAQFVREITRPNGERYEPDSIYYLCLGIQQYLLENNRMVNIFTDLYYLTFVQELNKSLSTWQPTLLPNNTVFSRVEEEHLWECKQLGVYSPFVLLNTLMFFNTKFFGLQTAEEHMQLSFTNVVRQSRKCTTPRGTTKVVSIRYYAPVRQRKGRDTGPGKRKREDEAPILEQRENRMNPLRCPVKFYEFYLSKCPESLRTRNDVFYLQPERSCIAESPLWYSVIPMDRSMLESMLNRILAVREIYEELGRPGEEDLD, from the exons ATGGACCCCAGTGATTTCCCCAGTCCATTTGACCCATTGACCCTGCCAGAGAAGCCCCTGGCTGGAGACCTACCAGTAGACATGGAATTTGGAGAGGATCTACTGGAATCCCAGACTGCCCCAACTCGAGGATGGGCCCCCCCTGGCCCTTCTCCATCCTCGGGAGCCCTGGACCTGCTTGATACCCCTGCTGGCCTGGAAAAAGACCCTGGAGTCCTGGATGGAGCCACTGAGTTGCTGGGGCTGGGGGGGCTGCTCTATAAAGCCCCCTCTCCCCCGGAGGTGGACCACGGTCCTGAGGGAACCCTGGCATGGGATGCAGGAGATCAGACCCTAGAGCCTGGACCAGGGGGCCAGACCCCTGAGGTGGTACCACCTGATCCAGGGGCTGGGGCAAATTCCTGTTCACCTGAGGGGCTACTAGAGCCTTTGGCTCCAGATTCTCCAATAACACTGCAGTCCCCACATATTGAAGAGGAGGAGACCACCTCCATAGCTACTGCAAGAAGGGGCTCCcctgggcaggaggaggagcttcCCCAAGGGCAGCCACAGAGCCCAAATGCCCCGCCTAGCCCTTCAGTGGGAGAGACTCTGGGGGATGGAATCAACAGTTCTCAGACCAAACCTGGGGGCTCTAGCCCCCCTGCACATCCTTCCTTGCCAG GAGATGGCCTGACTGCGAAGGCGAGTGAGAAGCCGCCTGAACGG AAGAGAAGCGAGCGCGTTAGGAGAGCAGAACCTCCAAAACCTGAGGTTGTAGATTCCACTGAGAGCA TTCCAGTGTCAGATGAGGATTCTGATGCCATGGTAGATGACCCCAATGATGAGGACTTTGTGCCATTCCGGCCCCGGCGCTCTCCTCGCATGTCCCTACGCTCAAGTGTGTCACAAAGGGCCGGGCGCTCTGCAGTGGGCACCAAGATGACTTGTGCACATTGCCGGACACCACTGcagaaggggcagactgcctaTCAGCGCAAGGGGCTGCCTCAGCTCTTCTGCTCGTCATCCTGCCTCACCACTTTCTCCAAGAAGCCCTCGGGCAAAAAGACCTGTACCTTCTGCAAGAA GGAGATCTGGAACACCAAGGACTCGGTTGTGGCGCAGACTGGTTCTGGAGGCTCCTTCCATGAGTTCTGCACATCCGTCTGTCTCTCCCTGTATGAGGCCCAGCAGCAGCGCCCGATCCCCCAGTCTGGGGATCCCGCCGACGCTACTCGCTGCAGCATATGCCAGAAGACTGGAGAG GTCCTGCACGAGGTCAGCAATGGCAGCGTGGTACACCGGCTCTGCAGCGATTCTTGCTTCTCCAAATTCCGGGCCAACAAGGGACTGAAAACCAACTGTTGTGACCAGTGTGGGGCTTACATCTACACCAAGACCGGGAGTCCTGGCCCTGAGCTCCTCTTCCACGAGGGCCAACAAAAGCGGTTCTGCAACACAACCTGCTTGGGGGCGTACAAGAAG AAAAACACACGTGTGTACCCATGTGTCTGGTGCAAGACCCTGTGTAAGAACTTTGAGATGCTATCACATGTGGATCGTAATGGCAAGACCAGCTTGTTCTGTTCCCTGTGCTGTACCACTTCTTACAAAGTGAAGCAGGCAGGGCTCACTG GCCCTCCCCGACCCTGCAGCTTCTGCCGCCGCAGCCTCTCTGACCCCTGTTACTACAACAAGGTTGACCGCACAGTCTACCAGTTCTGCAGCCCCAGCTGCTGGACCAAGTTCCAG CGCACAAGCCCTGAGGGGGGCATTCACCTGAGCTGTCACTACTGTCACAGCCTCTTCAGTGGCAAGCCTGAGGTCTTGGACTGGCAG GACCAAGTGTTCCAGTTCTGCTGCCGTGATTGCTGTGAGGACTTCAAGCGGCTTCGGGGTGTGGTGTCCCAGTGTGAGCACTGTCGGCAGGAGAAACTCTTGCATGAGAAACTCCGATTCAGCGGAGTGGAGAAAAGCTTCTGCAGCGAAG GCTGTGTGCTGCTGTACAAACAGGACTTCACTAAGAAGCTGGGCTTGTGCTGTATCACTTGTACTTACTGCTCCCAGACCTGCCAGCGCGGAGTCACCGAGCAACTGGATGGCAGCACCTGGGACTTCTGCAGTGAGGACTGTAAGAGCAAGTACCTGCTGTGGTACTGCAAG GCTGCCCGGTGCCATGCGTGTAAGCGCCAGGGGAAGCTGCTGGAGACCATCCACTGGCGTGGGCAGATCCGTCATTTCTGCAACCAGCAGTGTCTTCTGCGTTTCTATAGCCAGCAGAACCAACCCAACCTGGATACCCAGAGTGGGCCCGAGAGCCTCCTGAACA GTCAGTCTCCTGAGTCAAAACCCCAGACACCCTCTCAAACCAAAGTGGAGAACAGCAACACA ATCCCTGTGAAGACCCGATCAGCTCCCACTgctcccacccctccacccccaccacccccagcaaCACCCCGCAAAAACAAGGCTGCCATGTGTAAGCCACTGATGCAGAATCGGGGCGTCTCCTGCAAGGTGGAGATGAAGTCCAAAGGAAGTCAAACAG AAGAGTGGAAGCCACAGGTGATCGTGCTGCCCATCCCAGTGCCCATCTTCGTGCCAGTGCCTATGCATCTGTACTGCCAGAAAGTCCCGGTGCCTTTCTCGATGCCTATCCCG GTGCCTGTGCCCATGTTCTTGCCCACTACCTTGGAGAGCACAGACAAGATTGTAGAGACCATTGAGGAGCTGAAGGTGAAGATCCCTTCCAACCCCTTGGAGGCCGACATCCTGGCTATGGCAGAAATGATTGCAGAGGCTGAGGAGTTAGACAAGGCCTCATCTGACCTTTGTG ATCTTGTGAGCAACCAGAGTGCAGAGGGACTCCTGGAAGACTGTGACCTGTTTGGGCCTGCTCGAGATGATGTCCTGGCCATGGCAGTCAAGATGGCCAATGTCTTGGATGAGCCTGGGCAAGACTTGGAGGCAGACTTCCCTAAGA aTCCTCTGGACATTAATCCCAGTGTAGACTTCCTCTTTGATTGTGGCCTGGTAGGGCCTGAGGATGTGTCTACTGAACAAGACCTTCCCCGAACCATGAGGAAG GGTCAAAAGCGGCTGGTGCTTTCCGAAAGCTGCTCCCGGGACTCCATGAGCAGTCAGCCTAGTTGTACCGGGCTCAACTATTCATATGGTGTCAATGCTTGGAAGTGCTGGGTGCAGTCAAAATATGCCAATGGAGAAACCAGCAAGGGTGATGAGCTGCGCTTTGGCC CCAAACCCATGCGTATCAAAGAGGATATTCTCGCCTGCTCAGCTGCTGAGCTCAACTACGGTCTGGCCCAGTTTGTGAGAGAAATCACTCGGCCCAATGGTGAACGATATGAACCTGACAGTATCTACTATTTGTGTCTTGGCATCCAGCAG TACTTGCTGGAAAATAACCGGATGGTGAACATTTTCACGGACCTTTACTACCTGACTTTTGTTCAAGAACTCAACAAGTCTCTGAGTACCTGGCAGCCCACACTCCTCCCCAACA ATACGGTGTTCTCTCGAGTGGAGGAGGAGCACCTCTGGGAGTGTAAGCAACTGGGGGTCTACTCGCCCTTTGTCCTCCTCAACACCCTCATGTTCTTCAACACTAAGTTTTTTGGGCTGCAGACAGCTGAGGAACACATGCAACTCTCCTTCACCAATGTGGTGCGGCAGTCCCGCAAGTGTACCACCCCTCGGGGCACCACCAAGGTGGTGAGCATCCGCTACTATGCCCCAGTCCGCCAGAGGAAAGGGCGAG ACACGGGTCCTGGAAAACGGAAGAGAGAAGATGAAGCCCCTATCTTAGAGCAGCGTGAGAACCGCATGAATCCCCTCCGCTGCCCTGTCAAGTTCTATGAATTCTATCTCTCAAAATG TCCTGAAAGCCTCCGGACTCGCAACGATGTGTTCTACCTGCAACCTGAACGGTCCTGCATCGCCGAGTCACCTCTCTGGTATTCTGTGATCCCCATGGACCGCAGCATGTTGGAGAGCATGCTCAATCGCATCCTGGCTGTGCGCGAGATTTATGAGGAACTGGGTCGTCCTGGGGAGGAAGACCTGGACTGA
- the ZMYM3 gene encoding zinc finger MYM-type protein 3 isoform X1 codes for MDPSDFPSPFDPLTLPEKPLAGDLPVDMEFGEDLLESQTAPTRGWAPPGPSPSSGALDLLDTPAGLEKDPGVLDGATELLGLGGLLYKAPSPPEVDHGPEGTLAWDAGDQTLEPGPGGQTPEVVPPDPGAGANSCSPEGLLEPLAPDSPITLQSPHIEEEETTSIATARRGSPGQEEELPQGQPQSPNAPPSPSVGETLGDGINSSQTKPGGSSPPAHPSLPGDGLTAKASEKPPERKRSERVRRAEPPKPEVVDSTESIPVSDEDSDAMVDDPNDEDFVPFRPRRSPRMSLRSSVSQRAGRSAVGTKMTCAHCRTPLQKGQTAYQRKGLPQLFCSSSCLTTFSKKPSGKKTCTFCKKEIWNTKDSVVAQTGSGGSFHEFCTSVCLSLYEAQQQRPIPQSGDPADATRCSICQKTGEVLHEVSNGSVVHRLCSDSCFSKFRANKGLKTNCCDQCGAYIYTKTGSPGPELLFHEGQQKRFCNTTCLGAYKKKNTRVYPCVWCKTLCKNFEMLSHVDRNGKTSLFCSLCCTTSYKVKQAGLTGPPRPCSFCRRSLSDPCYYNKVDRTVYQFCSPSCWTKFQRTSPEGGIHLSCHYCHSLFSGKPEVLDWQDQVFQFCCRDCCEDFKRLRGVVSQCEHCRQEKLLHEKLRFSGVEKSFCSEGCVLLYKQDFTKKLGLCCITCTYCSQTCQRGVTEQLDGSTWDFCSEDCKSKYLLWYCKAARCHACKRQGKLLETIHWRGQIRHFCNQQCLLRFYSQQNQPNLDTQSGPESLLNSQSPESKPQTPSQTKVENSNTVRTPEENGNLGKIPVKTRSAPTAPTPPPPPPPATPRKNKAAMCKPLMQNRGVSCKVEMKSKGSQTEEWKPQVIVLPIPVPIFVPVPMHLYCQKVPVPFSMPIPVPVPMFLPTTLESTDKIVETIEELKVKIPSNPLEADILAMAEMIAEAEELDKASSDLCDLVSNQSAEGLLEDCDLFGPARDDVLAMAVKMANVLDEPGQDLEADFPKNPLDINPSVDFLFDCGLVGPEDVSTEQDLPRTMRKGQKRLVLSESCSRDSMSSQPSCTGLNYSYGVNAWKCWVQSKYANGETSKGDELRFGPKPMRIKEDILACSAAELNYGLAQFVREITRPNGERYEPDSIYYLCLGIQQYLLENNRMVNIFTDLYYLTFVQELNKSLSTWQPTLLPNNTVFSRVEEEHLWECKQLGVYSPFVLLNTLMFFNTKFFGLQTAEEHMQLSFTNVVRQSRKCTTPRGTTKVVSIRYYAPVRQRKGRDTGPGKRKREDEAPILEQRENRMNPLRCPVKFYEFYLSKCPESLRTRNDVFYLQPERSCIAESPLWYSVIPMDRSMLESMLNRILAVREIYEELGRPGEEDLD; via the exons ATGGACCCCAGTGATTTCCCCAGTCCATTTGACCCATTGACCCTGCCAGAGAAGCCCCTGGCTGGAGACCTACCAGTAGACATGGAATTTGGAGAGGATCTACTGGAATCCCAGACTGCCCCAACTCGAGGATGGGCCCCCCCTGGCCCTTCTCCATCCTCGGGAGCCCTGGACCTGCTTGATACCCCTGCTGGCCTGGAAAAAGACCCTGGAGTCCTGGATGGAGCCACTGAGTTGCTGGGGCTGGGGGGGCTGCTCTATAAAGCCCCCTCTCCCCCGGAGGTGGACCACGGTCCTGAGGGAACCCTGGCATGGGATGCAGGAGATCAGACCCTAGAGCCTGGACCAGGGGGCCAGACCCCTGAGGTGGTACCACCTGATCCAGGGGCTGGGGCAAATTCCTGTTCACCTGAGGGGCTACTAGAGCCTTTGGCTCCAGATTCTCCAATAACACTGCAGTCCCCACATATTGAAGAGGAGGAGACCACCTCCATAGCTACTGCAAGAAGGGGCTCCcctgggcaggaggaggagcttcCCCAAGGGCAGCCACAGAGCCCAAATGCCCCGCCTAGCCCTTCAGTGGGAGAGACTCTGGGGGATGGAATCAACAGTTCTCAGACCAAACCTGGGGGCTCTAGCCCCCCTGCACATCCTTCCTTGCCAG GAGATGGCCTGACTGCGAAGGCGAGTGAGAAGCCGCCTGAACGG AAGAGAAGCGAGCGCGTTAGGAGAGCAGAACCTCCAAAACCTGAGGTTGTAGATTCCACTGAGAGCA TTCCAGTGTCAGATGAGGATTCTGATGCCATGGTAGATGACCCCAATGATGAGGACTTTGTGCCATTCCGGCCCCGGCGCTCTCCTCGCATGTCCCTACGCTCAAGTGTGTCACAAAGGGCCGGGCGCTCTGCAGTGGGCACCAAGATGACTTGTGCACATTGCCGGACACCACTGcagaaggggcagactgcctaTCAGCGCAAGGGGCTGCCTCAGCTCTTCTGCTCGTCATCCTGCCTCACCACTTTCTCCAAGAAGCCCTCGGGCAAAAAGACCTGTACCTTCTGCAAGAA GGAGATCTGGAACACCAAGGACTCGGTTGTGGCGCAGACTGGTTCTGGAGGCTCCTTCCATGAGTTCTGCACATCCGTCTGTCTCTCCCTGTATGAGGCCCAGCAGCAGCGCCCGATCCCCCAGTCTGGGGATCCCGCCGACGCTACTCGCTGCAGCATATGCCAGAAGACTGGAGAG GTCCTGCACGAGGTCAGCAATGGCAGCGTGGTACACCGGCTCTGCAGCGATTCTTGCTTCTCCAAATTCCGGGCCAACAAGGGACTGAAAACCAACTGTTGTGACCAGTGTGGGGCTTACATCTACACCAAGACCGGGAGTCCTGGCCCTGAGCTCCTCTTCCACGAGGGCCAACAAAAGCGGTTCTGCAACACAACCTGCTTGGGGGCGTACAAGAAG AAAAACACACGTGTGTACCCATGTGTCTGGTGCAAGACCCTGTGTAAGAACTTTGAGATGCTATCACATGTGGATCGTAATGGCAAGACCAGCTTGTTCTGTTCCCTGTGCTGTACCACTTCTTACAAAGTGAAGCAGGCAGGGCTCACTG GCCCTCCCCGACCCTGCAGCTTCTGCCGCCGCAGCCTCTCTGACCCCTGTTACTACAACAAGGTTGACCGCACAGTCTACCAGTTCTGCAGCCCCAGCTGCTGGACCAAGTTCCAG CGCACAAGCCCTGAGGGGGGCATTCACCTGAGCTGTCACTACTGTCACAGCCTCTTCAGTGGCAAGCCTGAGGTCTTGGACTGGCAG GACCAAGTGTTCCAGTTCTGCTGCCGTGATTGCTGTGAGGACTTCAAGCGGCTTCGGGGTGTGGTGTCCCAGTGTGAGCACTGTCGGCAGGAGAAACTCTTGCATGAGAAACTCCGATTCAGCGGAGTGGAGAAAAGCTTCTGCAGCGAAG GCTGTGTGCTGCTGTACAAACAGGACTTCACTAAGAAGCTGGGCTTGTGCTGTATCACTTGTACTTACTGCTCCCAGACCTGCCAGCGCGGAGTCACCGAGCAACTGGATGGCAGCACCTGGGACTTCTGCAGTGAGGACTGTAAGAGCAAGTACCTGCTGTGGTACTGCAAG GCTGCCCGGTGCCATGCGTGTAAGCGCCAGGGGAAGCTGCTGGAGACCATCCACTGGCGTGGGCAGATCCGTCATTTCTGCAACCAGCAGTGTCTTCTGCGTTTCTATAGCCAGCAGAACCAACCCAACCTGGATACCCAGAGTGGGCCCGAGAGCCTCCTGAACA GTCAGTCTCCTGAGTCAAAACCCCAGACACCCTCTCAAACCAAAGTGGAGAACAGCAACACAGTGAGGACCCCAGAGGAAAATGGGAATTTGGGCAAG ATCCCTGTGAAGACCCGATCAGCTCCCACTgctcccacccctccacccccaccacccccagcaaCACCCCGCAAAAACAAGGCTGCCATGTGTAAGCCACTGATGCAGAATCGGGGCGTCTCCTGCAAGGTGGAGATGAAGTCCAAAGGAAGTCAAACAG AAGAGTGGAAGCCACAGGTGATCGTGCTGCCCATCCCAGTGCCCATCTTCGTGCCAGTGCCTATGCATCTGTACTGCCAGAAAGTCCCGGTGCCTTTCTCGATGCCTATCCCG GTGCCTGTGCCCATGTTCTTGCCCACTACCTTGGAGAGCACAGACAAGATTGTAGAGACCATTGAGGAGCTGAAGGTGAAGATCCCTTCCAACCCCTTGGAGGCCGACATCCTGGCTATGGCAGAAATGATTGCAGAGGCTGAGGAGTTAGACAAGGCCTCATCTGACCTTTGTG ATCTTGTGAGCAACCAGAGTGCAGAGGGACTCCTGGAAGACTGTGACCTGTTTGGGCCTGCTCGAGATGATGTCCTGGCCATGGCAGTCAAGATGGCCAATGTCTTGGATGAGCCTGGGCAAGACTTGGAGGCAGACTTCCCTAAGA aTCCTCTGGACATTAATCCCAGTGTAGACTTCCTCTTTGATTGTGGCCTGGTAGGGCCTGAGGATGTGTCTACTGAACAAGACCTTCCCCGAACCATGAGGAAG GGTCAAAAGCGGCTGGTGCTTTCCGAAAGCTGCTCCCGGGACTCCATGAGCAGTCAGCCTAGTTGTACCGGGCTCAACTATTCATATGGTGTCAATGCTTGGAAGTGCTGGGTGCAGTCAAAATATGCCAATGGAGAAACCAGCAAGGGTGATGAGCTGCGCTTTGGCC CCAAACCCATGCGTATCAAAGAGGATATTCTCGCCTGCTCAGCTGCTGAGCTCAACTACGGTCTGGCCCAGTTTGTGAGAGAAATCACTCGGCCCAATGGTGAACGATATGAACCTGACAGTATCTACTATTTGTGTCTTGGCATCCAGCAG TACTTGCTGGAAAATAACCGGATGGTGAACATTTTCACGGACCTTTACTACCTGACTTTTGTTCAAGAACTCAACAAGTCTCTGAGTACCTGGCAGCCCACACTCCTCCCCAACA ATACGGTGTTCTCTCGAGTGGAGGAGGAGCACCTCTGGGAGTGTAAGCAACTGGGGGTCTACTCGCCCTTTGTCCTCCTCAACACCCTCATGTTCTTCAACACTAAGTTTTTTGGGCTGCAGACAGCTGAGGAACACATGCAACTCTCCTTCACCAATGTGGTGCGGCAGTCCCGCAAGTGTACCACCCCTCGGGGCACCACCAAGGTGGTGAGCATCCGCTACTATGCCCCAGTCCGCCAGAGGAAAGGGCGAG ACACGGGTCCTGGAAAACGGAAGAGAGAAGATGAAGCCCCTATCTTAGAGCAGCGTGAGAACCGCATGAATCCCCTCCGCTGCCCTGTCAAGTTCTATGAATTCTATCTCTCAAAATG TCCTGAAAGCCTCCGGACTCGCAACGATGTGTTCTACCTGCAACCTGAACGGTCCTGCATCGCCGAGTCACCTCTCTGGTATTCTGTGATCCCCATGGACCGCAGCATGTTGGAGAGCATGCTCAATCGCATCCTGGCTGTGCGCGAGATTTATGAGGAACTGGGTCGTCCTGGGGAGGAAGACCTGGACTGA
- the ZMYM3 gene encoding zinc finger MYM-type protein 3 isoform 3 (isoform 3 is encoded by transcript variant 4), producing MDPSDFPSPFDPLTLPEKPLAGDLPVDMEFGEDLLESQTAPTRGWAPPGPSPSSGALDLLDTPAGLEKDPGVLDGATELLGLGGLLYKAPSPPEVDHGPEGTLAWDAGDQTLEPGPGGQTPEVVPPDPGAGANSCSPEGLLEPLAPDSPITLQSPHIEEEETTSIATARRGSPGQEEELPQGQPQSPNAPPSPSVGETLGDGINSSQTKPGGSSPPAHPSLPGDGLTAKASEKPPERKRSERVRRAEPPKPEVVDSTESIPVSDEDSDAMVDDPNDEDFVPFRPRRSPRMSLRSSVSQRAGRSAVGTKMTCAHCRTPLQKGQTAYQRKGLPQLFCSSSCLTTFSKKPSGKKTCTFCKKEIWNTKDSVVAQTGSGGSFHEFCTSVCLSLYEAQQQRPIPQSGDPADATRCSICQKTGEVLHEVSNGSVVHRLCSDSCFSKFRANKGLKTNCCDQCGAYIYTKTGSPGPELLFHEGQQKRFCNTTCLGAYKKVGPRE from the exons ATGGACCCCAGTGATTTCCCCAGTCCATTTGACCCATTGACCCTGCCAGAGAAGCCCCTGGCTGGAGACCTACCAGTAGACATGGAATTTGGAGAGGATCTACTGGAATCCCAGACTGCCCCAACTCGAGGATGGGCCCCCCCTGGCCCTTCTCCATCCTCGGGAGCCCTGGACCTGCTTGATACCCCTGCTGGCCTGGAAAAAGACCCTGGAGTCCTGGATGGAGCCACTGAGTTGCTGGGGCTGGGGGGGCTGCTCTATAAAGCCCCCTCTCCCCCGGAGGTGGACCACGGTCCTGAGGGAACCCTGGCATGGGATGCAGGAGATCAGACCCTAGAGCCTGGACCAGGGGGCCAGACCCCTGAGGTGGTACCACCTGATCCAGGGGCTGGGGCAAATTCCTGTTCACCTGAGGGGCTACTAGAGCCTTTGGCTCCAGATTCTCCAATAACACTGCAGTCCCCACATATTGAAGAGGAGGAGACCACCTCCATAGCTACTGCAAGAAGGGGCTCCcctgggcaggaggaggagcttcCCCAAGGGCAGCCACAGAGCCCAAATGCCCCGCCTAGCCCTTCAGTGGGAGAGACTCTGGGGGATGGAATCAACAGTTCTCAGACCAAACCTGGGGGCTCTAGCCCCCCTGCACATCCTTCCTTGCCAG GAGATGGCCTGACTGCGAAGGCGAGTGAGAAGCCGCCTGAACGG AAGAGAAGCGAGCGCGTTAGGAGAGCAGAACCTCCAAAACCTGAGGTTGTAGATTCCACTGAGAGCA TTCCAGTGTCAGATGAGGATTCTGATGCCATGGTAGATGACCCCAATGATGAGGACTTTGTGCCATTCCGGCCCCGGCGCTCTCCTCGCATGTCCCTACGCTCAAGTGTGTCACAAAGGGCCGGGCGCTCTGCAGTGGGCACCAAGATGACTTGTGCACATTGCCGGACACCACTGcagaaggggcagactgcctaTCAGCGCAAGGGGCTGCCTCAGCTCTTCTGCTCGTCATCCTGCCTCACCACTTTCTCCAAGAAGCCCTCGGGCAAAAAGACCTGTACCTTCTGCAAGAA GGAGATCTGGAACACCAAGGACTCGGTTGTGGCGCAGACTGGTTCTGGAGGCTCCTTCCATGAGTTCTGCACATCCGTCTGTCTCTCCCTGTATGAGGCCCAGCAGCAGCGCCCGATCCCCCAGTCTGGGGATCCCGCCGACGCTACTCGCTGCAGCATATGCCAGAAGACTGGAGAG GTCCTGCACGAGGTCAGCAATGGCAGCGTGGTACACCGGCTCTGCAGCGATTCTTGCTTCTCCAAATTCCGGGCCAACAAGGGACTGAAAACCAACTGTTGTGACCAGTGTGGGGCTTACATCTACACCAAGACCGGGAGTCCTGGCCCTGAGCTCCTCTTCCACGAGGGCCAACAAAAGCGGTTCTGCAACACAACCTGCTTGGGGGCGTACAAGAAGGTGGGGCCGAGGGAGTAG